The genomic stretch tgtttggaaagaaagggaGTTTCCTCGAGTATGCTGCGTAGTCTGCCATAGGATCGTGCAGCAAACGCTGAGACAAATGGAGAGCTCTCGCAGGGGAGGTGTTCACAAGGGTCCTCTGTTCCAACCACTGAATGATTagtctgtaaaagaaaattaattactgcaGCCAAGAACTGTCTTGCTTCTTCCCATCTGTGTTGTCTTGCCTTTCACGTGCACCACATTTGACGCTGTTTACCATAGAAACCAACAACAAGCCTCTCTAAACCAATAGAAAACTATCGGCTATTTTTGTCTATCTCTGTAGCCTGTACCCAAATGGTCAGCTGAGTGCTGTAGCCAGTGGAAGGGCAACACagggtttggggagggaggaactCTGTGGTCAGGCTGGCCGCTGGAGCTACCAAAAAGTTGTTGGATTGGTTTAGATATTTTGTTATACTCCCTTTAGCGTAAGACCTGGCTCTGCAGATCCAAGATGGTTATagagaagtaaaatgaaaaacctTTTGCTTTCTGGGCCTGTCTCCCTTCCTCAGTCTCTTCCTTACCCTGGCAGTTTTTAGAGTTTACTTTCCCCATCCTTTGTGTCATATATATTGCAGGGGTTGGGGAATgtttttgcagggttttttgttgttgtttggatGGGTTGTGGTGTtttgtcttgggtttttttttcaattggaCAAAAAATACACTGATAGGCATTTCTACAAGGAAGTGGTGGAGTAGTAGCGTTCACACAAAATATACAGAGCTTGTCTCCGTTAACGACATAGGAGTTTAACTAGACTGCCCCTCCCATATATGGTGCCAGAAATCCAGAGGGGATTTCTCTCAATTTTTATGGACTGTTTCCTGACACCCGTTCAGGCTTTATCCAGGCCTTTGCCTCCTTCACAGATGCATGGAAACTTGCAAGGCAGTGGCCAGTGAAGCCCCAGTGCTGAGGTATGcctttgctttcaaaagcagtacttactttgtattttttttttacttcctggTTCCATGCCCGCTGACTGCAGTTGTTACATTCAAATCATAATTGATATTCTTATCCTGTCAGTTTAATCTGATAGTTTCTTTCTTCAAGCTCGTTTCTAAAGAGAAGATTTTTGGCTTGTAGCTGATCTCATAGGTCAAAACATAGTACAGTTAAGCTTTTTTCTGAGCTCTTAACAAAACAAGTTGAGGAGTCTCTGCTCTGGCATTATCAGTATTTTGTTCGTACATTCCGGTTAGACCCAGGCACGGCCTGTAACAAGCTAAACATTCTTTATCTAGTGGCAGACTTTCATTAAACATGAACAGTTTGTGCTTTAGAAAGCTAAAGTGTATTACCTGgagtatttattcatttattcctACAGAATGCAGAGTGTTCAttacaacagaaaacagaagcaatatcctcttttgaaggaaaagcaaatgagatGATGTCCTCTATGAAACAAATGGAAGAGAGGTAATAATTACAAGCTCAAAAAGTCAACACTGAAATCAGTAGAAAGTTTcccactgaaacatttttaggaTGACCTTTCATACACCTCCTGCAGACACTCGGGCATGTGTGCCAGCAtgatgttctttttcctttctcctccttatAGCCCTCTGGGCTTGCCTGTTCTCTTTTCCCAGGCAAACATGCCCATAATTGACCCATTCGAAAACCATAGCTCTTCCATAGACAGgctgtttaaaaacatgttgACTTTAGCTTAAGAACAAGTATGACTCtcactttggggtttttttttccagaaacagttgctttcaaagtaatttttttctccgCTAGCATTTTCAGTTCAAGCTTTTATAAAGATCTGTATGGCAAATCTGAAAGAATAAAACGAGAGGGTGTAGGCAAGGAGTATGTGAATTGACAACAAATGTACACGTTCCTTACTTCGTAGATTGCAGCATGCAGAAAAGGCAAGGCAGGCCGCAGAAGAAAGATGCAACAAGATGAAGCAAGAGCTTGCTGGCAGGCTTGACACTTGTCGGCAGCAGATGTCCCAGCTGGATAGCAAATGGTATTTAAtctgattgggttttttttccttccctactGCCATTTCTTTAAGAAgtgctttctgctccttttgTGCCAGGACCTAAAGAGGGGTAGGTTTGAATTAGATTGGGTTCAGCAAGTATTGACAGAAGTACGCATGGTCTAGCAAAGCATTCAATTTAGAGCACAGAGTGCCAGCAGAAATCTGGTCATTCTGACTAGGAATGGAGCTTTCGATTGCTTTTCCACTAAATCAGGAGACAGATATGGTCATGCTTCTAGGCTGAGCATAGAAGTGACTGTCATCCAAATGGATTGGGGTTTTTGGAGAGGTTTGGGGGGCATCCTGATGTTGTTAGGGAATGTTAATCCTCTAAAGATTCCTAATACCTCCAGAAAATGGTTCTTTCACTGTTCAGACTTCAGGGTAGAGTGTCATTTTTAAACATGGCTGTTTAAACACAAGGTAGTCAAATTGACAGGTAGTCAAATATGTCCTTGTGGGgattggttttggtgttttggttttgggctggtttttttttttttccttctagccATTCattgctgcttgttttctgtgaCCTGAAAATGCTAATATAGTTTTTGATGTCTGCTGCCATAACATCCCCgttctttcctttcccagaaCACCACTCTAGTTTTTGCCCTCTTTTGGACAAGGTTTCTTCTTCTCATACTGTTGCTATCCTTAAGTGCTATAGGATATTTTTCTGCTATGGGGTTTCTtagaatgaattatttttaaatagctcaACTCTGGAAAAGGAGTTAAAATCTGAAAAGGAACAGAGACAAACTTTGCAAAGAGAACTACACCAAGAGAAGGACGCTACCACTCTGCTTAAAACAGAATTGCAACAAATGGAAGGACTGAAAAAGGTATGCACAGTACAAACACGCCCAGTGTCCCGGATTAAAGCTGACTCAGAACCAGTGCAATGTTTGCATCTGTAGTAGAGTAATTTCTTCTGTGCCACTCTCCTCTGAGTGGTTTCAAAAGCTTGGCTGACAGTGCAAGTCTGCACATGAAATGCCAAGAGAAGGAACTTGGAGCAGTAATAGGGCTCAGGCAATGAAAACAGCTTAGCTAGAGGTGGCTGAGGAGGTTTCTGTCTGCCCTGCCTCAGCTGCACAAGTGTCCGAGCCGTCCATCAGTCAGCAGCTGAAGCTGaggtgggagagctggggacagAAAGCTCCTGAGCTGTCCCATGGTGGGATacccctgctcaggcaggaaGTGGCAAGTTCGGAGCTTTCACTGACTGCGTGAAGTCCTTCACCTGCTCTGTAATAAAATAAGAACCCGTTTTCAAGCATTCAAAACAACTGAATGCGATGTATTTTTTAAGCACAATCATTCTTATTAATCTAAAGAGAATTTGCTCCTATGTATTGAGCAGTTTAGGTTTTGAAGGCACAATTGTACACCAGTATCTGTCTATACGCTCGTGTGTGGCCACAGGACTGCTGCATTCTAGCTATGTTCAAGGATGTTTAAAGCCTGAAaatcttcctctctttctggtAAATATGGTTAAATGATTTCGTTGTTTGTGCTCCACAAGAACCCGTGGGTAGTTCACTCGTGTAATTCTAAAAATCAAGCCTTAGAAATAGGTAGCTTTCTAAAGGAGCTTGTTCTTGTGAACTGCTTGGCTAGCTTGGATAGACTGTCTGATCTAGGTTCCAGGTCAAACCTAGCACACAAAAAACTTGATTTTGTGCTTAATTTTATAGGAACTGAGAAAACTGCAAGATGAGAAGCAGCAGTTAGAGAAAGTctgtgaggagcaggagcaagcaCTTCAAGAAATGGGGCTTCATCTCAGCCAGTAAGTTCTAGGAACTGAACTCCTGAAGTGTCGTAATGTGGAGGATGGAGTATCAAACCAATACAAATCATTTTAAAACGCATCCAGttataaaaatcaataaacaTGAGAATTTTAGGAGGCAATTACTATGCATGGGAAACTAAACAGCCGTGAAATAAAAGTGACAGAAGATCCTGGCTGAGATAGGAAACAATACAGTGAACGCTTAGTTCTTACAGTGGAACTGTGCTTTTCCCACATTCTTCCAAATATCCTGAAAAGGGGGCAAACCCCCAGAGTGCCAAAGCTTCCTGGTGATCCTGAGCAGTTCAGAGTTGTAACAGGGAGCTGACGGAAGGATTAGAGTTCAGATTCAGTGGCTGGACACAGGAATGGCAGGCAGAATTGAACACAACTACATGTCAAGTCATGCagagggcattttttttttttttccagatcaaAGTTGAAGATGGAAGATATAAAAGAAGTAAATAAAGCGCTAAAGGTACTCTGCATCTCATGGGTATTTTGACCAAGCATATGCATTTCATTTAACACCTTCAAATTTTACCACGGTTATCCTACTTTAAAAGATGGCTTTTGAAAAATACCAACAACATTGGTAAACTGcctttgaattttattttctaaatctaTTTGGATCTACAGTGAGGTTTTCCTTCCAATTTTCTAGGGTCATACCTGGCTGAAGGATGATGAAGCAACACACTGCAAGCAATGTGAAAAGGAATTCTCTATCTCAAGAAGGAAGGTAGTGGTGttcaatggattttttttttttttaatcttttttctgtgagaaaacaaaaattgcacTGTTGTATAGTTTGCTAGGGAAGACTGACACTGCTTCAATTCCAGATCTTGTTGGCGTGGTAACTACATAAGGAAGTTATTTGGTATTTCTCATCCTAAAAATAATGTTCTTCTGCTTGGGCCCTTTCCTTGGTAGGGAGCTGTTGTGGGCTGTGCTCTCGTGATGTGGTTCACGTGCCAGAGCGCTGCGAAATGGCGGCAGAGCGGCTCCTCCGGCCCCTGGCCAGGCCTGCTCCGCCTGTGCGCCGGGGCGAGCCGCTCCGGGCGGTGCCAGGTCGCTCTGCTGCGCGCCTCACCTTGCGTCCTCCGCGCaggaggaggtgctgggaggGCTGGGCCTGGTGGGAAGTAGGGGTTGATGTCGGTGGACTCCGACAGCTTTCATAAGGTCTGGCTTGTCTCTTCCTGATGCTCAATTTTGAGGCAGCTGTGCTTATCCCAACTCTCTGTTTGTAGCATCACTGCAGAAACTGCGGGGACATCTTCTGCAACACTTGTTCCAGTAATGAACTTGCACTGCCGTCGTATCCTAAACCCGTCCGCGTTTGTGACACTTGTCACACTTTACTACTTCAGCGGTGTTCATCTAATTCCTCCTAAGGCTTTCGTAACCTTGACAGGACCACTTTAACATCGGAAAAGtagccattattttttttaattctgaattcCAGGCGTCTTCTGTGCAGCAGACTGTCTGGTCTCTAATATTTTCCACTGTAAGACAGAGCAGTGTAATTTGTAGCGATTATGCAAGCTAATGTTTCTGCAACTGGAATAAGCAAGAAAACTAAATCAACTGCAATTTCCCTTGAAGTTCTATTTGAAACTAAACTGCAAATtcacttttctgatttttatagatatttgtattaaaatttgTATATGGCATTTCTACGTTTATTTGATCCCTCTAGACGTTGCTGTCTTTCTGCACATTAACTTCAGTTCCTCTGTCTCGTCACCGTAGGTGCTCCTGTGTGTTTCGCCGGCTAGTGTACAGTTTTGTATTTGCTCTaagtacagagaagaaaagtcaATTTATGAATTGTCTATACAGAGCTTTATGATGAGTGTCGATGAATGTGCCTTCAGTTCACTACAGTCACTTGTTCTGGAAGTTGCTGTGACCACAGTATGGTAGTTACACAATAAAGCCTTTTGCAAAAACTGGAAGCAAGATTGAAGTTCTGATTTGTAACAGCTGTCAGTCACAGATCCAGGGAGAGAATGTTCCTGTACTGTCATGCATGCCCAGAGCTGGAGCTACCAAAATGCGTACAGATTAACTGACCCACGCACGGCACACCCACGGTATTCTCCTGGAAGGCGCCAGGTAAAGCcagtgctctgcagcagtgactccttcctgcctgccagACACAGCTGCTGACATCAGCCACCTTCCCCTGCCAGGGGCAGCTTGCTCTCCAGCCTGAGCAGGGTCATGCTGGGGGCCGAGGGGGGCtggcgcagcagcagcagcagcatgccaTACAGCAGCTCCGCTGCTTGCCAGGGGTAACGCCACCACTAATGCCCATGGCAAAGgcacccctgtccccagcgCGCCCACGCCGCTGGGCAAGCACCACGCAATGCAGAGCAGCTCTTGGGCTGAAGCGTGTGCTTGCGCGCAGGCCGTTTAGAACAGCAGGAGCCCCAGCCTGGTCCTGCTCTGCCCCGGGGCCCTCCAGTTCCCCCCAAGCTGCTGGAGGCTCAGCAGGGGCACAGGGCTGTGGCAAGCTGGGCTGTACCCAGCTGggctccagcaccagcagctgcaggcagggcccaGCCAAGGGAGCAGGTGGGCAACAGCAGCTGGGGGTGACATGCTCAGGATTTAACCCTTTCCAAGTCCACTGCTGCAGAACAGGATGGGGTTTTCATCACTGCAGAAAGGGACTCTGATTTCTAACCCTTAGGGAAGAATGGTTAATtagaaagaggaaattaaatttaCTACAGCAAATGCACAGAAGCAGATCCTGTATTATTCCAGGGGAAGATCCAGTGCTCAAAGCTGTAACTAATGCTTATGAAACCACATCTTTAAGGATGATGTTTGACAAGTTGGATTTATTCAAACATGGTTGTGCTAAGCTGCAGCAcccacccctgcagtgacaccACTGAGCAGGGCattgctccccagccccaggggatgaccctgccccacagcagcctcaGGACACTCCACACCAGGACACCTccagccccgcagcagcagGTGCTGCTTTTTGTCACGAACCCCCCTCAGCTGAGAAACCACTGCCACTGCACCATCCCGCAGGGCCAGCTTCCAGCTCGGAATTCTCCTTAGGAGTCATCACAGGGTTAGAGCGCTGCCGTCACCCAGGACACAGGCATAGTGCCGCTCCTGCACATGTAGCTACACCACAGAAGTTGGAGAGTTccagtttttaaaaggaagatttatTTAACAAGTTTCACTTAGCGCAATACACCTAAAAAGGAAATCACGATACAATGAAAGATTAAATCAAGGCCTCAGAATTTTATACGAACACCAAGACCAAAATCCTAAAGTAGCCGTATTGCGTCTCAACATGTTTCCCccattaacttaaaaaaaaaaaaaagctttaacgTGCCTTACAggatattaaaagaaataaactagAACTAACATGCCAAATGTTCACTTTGAATTTCAGACACAGCTCCTATAttgtttctttacaaaaaagCATGTCTCTCTCAACATGTATCCAAAACAGTGTTGGATGTAATATGGTATAAGAGCAACATTTAACGTAATCCAAACAGCTTTAACCTAAATACGCTTACTGCTTAAATACACTCCTACAACAAAACTAGCTTGAGAAACGCTCAAAATTGTTTAACAGTTATAGTCTTTACTCGGTTATTACATCCTAGATGAATGTTCATTTCTGTATGTTCAAAAATACTGAACctgaaaggttttaaaataacaatCCTGAATTCACTTACAGTAAAGCATAAATCACAAGCTTGTATTGCAAAACTGTTAAActtagttttttgtttttttgttttttaaaaaagatttgaCCAAAAGTCAGCGATTGGTTACATTCCCCAGCCACCACTCATGTTGGACATGTTGGACATGCCGCCCATGCCGTTCACTCCCATGGACGCGCGGTTCCCGCTGCTGTAGTAGCTGCTGTTCATGGCGCCCTGGCTCCCGGGGTCTGAGGGGGAAAACCGACAGCAGGTTCACAGCTGCTTCAGGCCGATCCGAAGCATCACTCCCCCAACGCCTGTCCTTGCTGGGCCACCTCGTAAACACCATCCACTGTGCCCAATACTGCAAAGTGTCAGTTTACAGCTCCACACCCAAAATGACGTTTATTGGTTGTTCAACGAAAGAGCCAGCCCTGCCTCACCCTCCCTTTGGAATTCCGTGCTTTCTCTGGCTGTTCCGTGGAAGCGGAGAGGGCCCGGCCTCCCACGCACCGTCCCCCATTTGCATCCTGTATCTAAACTGGCTTGGTCTCCAGCTTCCATAACTTCCGTAACAGCAGGTACAAAGTCAGCAGAGCAATGGAAGCCTGGAGACCGGCATTTCCTACTCCTTTCAGGATAACTTCCCACATTTCCCCCCCTCAGCTCCAAGTTCCTGCTTTGAATCCTTTCCCCCTCCAGCTCTCCATCAGTTCCAAAATTCCCAATAGCCAAATCTTCAACTTCCAGGGCTTGCGCTGCCCAGTCTGTACCACGGCCCTTCGACCAGTGAACAGCACCGTAAGGCACGCTAAGCCAGCCGCACCTGGCCCACCTAAAACCAGTGAAGAAATGCTCTTACCATATCCACTCATGCTGCTTTGACCACCATATCCTCCTCCATAACCCCCACTCAACTGCTGGTTAGCTGGACCACCGTAACTGGATTGGCTTCCTTTCAAGttaagaataaaaacattaagtGCTTGCCTGTCAAACAGTCTGCTCATCACCAACAAACCCAAGCCTCACCTAACAGCCCCCATGCTCCAAGCACTAGCTCTCTCACCTAGGGAACTCTCTTCCTAAGTAACAAGCTCACAGGAAGCGGTCGGTTTGTAAAGACATTCCCACAATCAAGCGGCAATGAGAACTTTGAAGAATGACAGCGAGCGCTTGCGATTCTCAAGCGCTTGCTGTACAGGTTTACTTTTGCAGTTTCTAGGGACTATACACAGCGGGATCAATCTGCTGCCATGTATAATACACAGCTGGACACTTAAACGTGGCTTTATGTGACCTCACACAAGAGCGTGGCCCATGACAGCACCCAGCCCTTCGCACACCGACTCATCAACCAGAGTCGCTCGTTTGCGTACAGGCCCGACAGACTGACGCTGTTCCAGACCAGCTGCGCATCACAGCGTGCTACAGGAGACCTCGACTTAAGCTTGCTAGCTACTGCTCTTCGCCTCATCACTTGTCTGTACTCCCACAACGCTTTTCTGTAGTTAATCAGCATCAGACTTCAAACGTTTTGTGATTGAAACACTATAAAAGCAACAGTGTAtccacacacacatacacccccaccccaccaccctcGAGAAAGCagcccccaaaaccaaccaccacCATCTCTAAGAAACCAGACAAGTCGGGTATCAAGAAGCGTATCTGCTTTATGGACACAGTAGTGGCTTTAGACTCAGGTTGCAAATGCGCGTTTTAGCTTTTCAAGCAATTCTGCAGTTTGCTAGAGCAATTCAGACAGCTTCTCCAAATTCCAAATAGATTTCCCCTCACCACCAAGACCAGGTTTGAATGGCAGGTGACATGCAGCAGATACATCCTCTATCACCAGACTGTGTTCTGGtctccaaaaaaaaagggagagggaaggagaataAAAGGACAGGCGTCTCCCACCTCACTTCCACCCCACCACACTCCCAGGAGCCCCTCATCCCACCACACACACCACATTCAGCACCACAGCTTATTCAACCTATTACTTGTTCGAATGTATTCCCAAAAGGTTTATATACCTGGCAATGTGCTAGTGTTCCAATCTTGGACTACCCCTTCCGATTCCTTGACTGTGTGATTAAGACAGAAtgttgaatttcagtttttatgcCAGGATAGAATAAGCAGGAGCTGTATAAAATCAGCCAGCTTCGTTAAACATCAAGTGCTTGCTTAAAAGCACGGTTAGACCATTTACACATACCCATTGCTCCCATCATTTGACTGCCATAGGCACCACCACTTCCTCCTGCTGTAGAATTCAAGAAGAGTTCTACATATCTGTgttctgcaagaagaaaaattttgccATGAGAGCGTTCCACGCCAAATCCACACACACTTTGCCTCACTGTAAGTAAGGCTGCAACAGAACCTTTGGCATTCCAGTTACAGCAGACGCGCTACACCGCATTGCCGTATCTTCCCTAAAGCCGCGTATTCAGAACGGTCGTACTTACGCATATTTGCTTTGTCTTTGGACATAGCGGCCACCGCATCCTCATGAGTAGCAAATTCAACGTCTGCCTCTCCAGTTACTCTGCCATCTGGTCCGATTTCGATGTGTACTCTTACAGGGTTCAGAGGTGAGAAGAACTACGTACGAAAGTCACACAGATTAAAACGCACCAATGCAACAGTTCGGCTTTACAGCAAGCCGTTTTCTCTAAAGGAACACTCGTTAGCCGCGGTGCAGTTGACATGTCCCGAAACGACCGCAGAATCTTAAAAGCCATGCACTTAAGGGCGGATTTGGGACTCACGTTATAGATGTCGTTCTCCGTAGCTCTGTAAGGCAGACCTCTCATGTGGACGCAGTGGCCGGTCGTGCTCTGGAAGGTGGATCCCCCGTCGCCGTATCTGTGGTCCGACATTCCTGCAGAGAAAAGAGTCCATTCTAGGTCTTTCAGAtgtattttagtttcttttggGACATGTTGAAAGTTCAGTTACAGTTCCTATTAGAGAAATCTTACCTCTTCCAAATCTATCAGAACCAAAACCATAGCCATCATTATACCCATTGTAGTCATCATAACCTCCATAACCTATAAATAGATTGGACAACATGTTCATTTCAACTACACATACATGAACACACAGCAGACAACTAGTTTACAAAGTTCCATTTCTAGGAGAAACAAAGCCGAGGACATATACAAACCAGTAGTTACAAAGCAGGGAAGACACTACCAGGTCCAAGTGTTGCTGCTTCTCAGATGAGCAGCTCCCACTTGGACTTCGTATACTTACCTCCGCCATAAGCGCCACGCCTCATCCTTTCCAAGCTACTTCCTCTACCAAGACTGTTATATCCCCGCGTAAGACCAGGTCTGTCGTAAGGACCGGGTCTCTGCATTGCCAACAGCTTGCGTGGAGGGTCGTAGTGAGTGCGCACTTCCGCTCGACTACTCTTGAAGATCTCAATGTACCTAGAAGTGTTGCCACAGAAAGAAGTCAGTCTTTAATTCCTTCCACAAATACCTCACAACTTCACATTAAAACAAGCCATTTAGTCATAGCCTCCAAACCGGCAGTATATTTTAAGCCAGGTTTCTTTACATTATGTAGGCAATGACATACTACTATAAGCACTACGTTACTTTCAAATCAGTGTATTTTCAAGAAATTACAATTACTGAAGGGTTTACATGCTCCTCATACTTCACAGTATCCCAGCCTTAAGGGTGGGGGAGCAATAGTGATTCcacaccctcctcccccccaatTTAAAGTGTTAGTCAGAAAACGTAGGAGGGACTGACGTCCGCTCAACTCAGCACTGCTCACGTGGCAATGTAAACAGAGGGTTAAAAACCCGGTCTCCACCAAGATTTTAACCCATCAGGATGCTACAAAAAGCTCTGCATGTGCTAGTGAACCCAGCCTATGCTTCAGCGATTCAGCGTAGGCAAAAAGTGCATGCTTCAATGAAAAATAGTCACaagtaaaatagaataaaaaccCTTTGTGACAATTTCTTGAAAGCTATGCTTATTACATTGAAGATTAATACAGTAAGAAAATTTGTTACATTTCAACTTATAAAACAAGTTTAGAAAGTATCACATTTTCTTATGGTAATAAAAGAGTACTGTGCGTGTCTTTAGAGCTAAAGGCATCATTGGTGGTATTTGAGAAGTTAAAGCCATAGTCTCTCAACTTCGTCACTTCCAAGCTATCCATTTTGCACTCCTCCAGTATTTCCAAGTTTCCAAAGCGCACTTAAGCTTAGTCCAATTTCACCTCTCGTTTTGGGTAGATCCAAACAGTCTGTGCTATACGCACGTTAGCAATACCTTGACTTGTCAGCAAGTTAGAGACCAAAATACTATTTGTATTTGGATGTTAACACTTTCAGAAGAGAGAATATGGATTTAATTGTTTACCATAAGAAAAGTGACATAGCCAACCAACCATCCATCCCCACCTGTGCCCTATTCTTTCCTTGTGTTTCTTTAGAGCCTTTTCAGCTATTTCCTGTGAAGCAAACTGCACGAAGGCCTCCCCCGTACTCCTCCCCTGGAAGTCCACCGGCAATGTTATCCCATTTGGCACGATTTCCAACCCTTCAACCCAAGGACAAATAACCCCAGTAGGGGGGCAATATTAACATCACAAGCCCAGTCATGAGTTTTTCTTATAGCTTTAAATACACCAGAATTTTAACACTTGAATGGTATGTTGATTCTAGAacaccagaagaaaaagcatgtcAACAAAAAGAGATCTGCGATCACATACCATTCAGTTTACATTCTTAACCCACCCTGCAGAGCACAAACGTTCTGAGTGTCATGGACAACTCCTCAGATAAAGCATCTAATGCAGGGTGCATTAAGAAGTTCACATATTATTACAAACCTCTTCAATTCTGTGAAAGTATTTAAGAGGAAGTTTTTAAGATAACTTAAACACAGCAAGTTAAACAGCTTTATATATAACAAGTATTTTTACTAGAAGTCACTCAGGTAAAATAATTAGTCTTATGCAAACATCAAGTttcagcattaattttttttatctttaggAGTGCTTAACTAAGAAAAAATCATGAGGTAATTTCAAAAAGTATTAGTTTCTGAACAGAAGAGGCACATTTTGTATATTAAGTATATTAACAGTTTTTAAAGCTTGAATCACGTAACCatgtaagaaagaaacaacTTAAAATGCACATGCTTAGGAATTGCTCTTGTTCACAATATATTActgattcagaaaacaaaaaacaagttCTGAAGTTGTAAAATTGGAAATAtttctactgtattttaaagtaaaacagtaagcTCAATCATATCTTGTTATAGCAAAACATTCCAGCTAATTTTAACACTCACATTTAGAAATCTACTACTTTGAAAATACTACCAAGT from Pelecanus crispus isolate bPelCri1 chromosome 8, bPelCri1.pri, whole genome shotgun sequence encodes the following:
- the HNRNPH1 gene encoding heterogeneous nuclear ribonucleoprotein H isoform X4, with protein sequence MDPCHTEETEGEIPGLGFSDRSEQIVSRGVASAFEAATTEAEAEPSLTPNVMLNTESSEGYVVKVRGLPWSCSTEEVQRFFSDCKILNGALGIRFIYTREGRPSGEAFAELESEEDVKLALKKDRETMGHRYVEVFKSNNVEMDWVLKHTGPNSPDTANDGFVRLRGLPFGCSKEEIVQFFSGLEIVPNGITLPVDFQGRSTGEAFVQFASQEIAEKALKKHKERIGHRYIEIFKSSRAEVRTHYDPPRKLLAMQRPGPYDRPGLTRGYNSLGRGSSLERMRRGAYGGGYGGYDDYNGYNDGYGFGSDRFGRGMSDHRYGDGGSTFQSTTGHCVHMRGLPYRATENDIYNFFSPLNPVRVHIEIGPDGRVTGEADVEFATHEDAVAAMSKDKANMQHRYVELFLNSTAGGSGGAYGSQMMGAMVKESEGVVQDWNTSTLPGSQSSYGGPANQQLSGGYGGGYGGQSSMSGYDPGSQGAMNSSYYSSGNRASMGVNGMGGMSNMSNMSGGWGM
- the HNRNPH1 gene encoding heterogeneous nuclear ribonucleoprotein H isoform X5 encodes the protein MDPCHTEETEGEIPGLGFSDRSEQIVSRGVASAFEAATTEAEAEPSLTPNVMLNTESSEGYVVKVRGLPWSCSTEEVQRFFSDCKILNGALGIRFIYTREGRPSGEAFAELESEEDVKLALKKDRETMGHRYVEVFKSNNVEMDWVLKHTGPNSPDTANDGFVRLRGLPFGCSKEEIVQFFSGLEIVPNGITLPVDFQGRSTGEAFVQFASQEIAEKALKKHKERIGHRYIEIFKSSRAEVRTHYDPPRKLLAMQRPGPYDRPGLTRGYNSLGRGSSLERMRRGAYGGGYGGYDDYNGYNDGYGFGSDRFGRDLEWTLFSAGMSDHRYGDGGSTFQSTTGHCVHMRGLPYRATENDIYNFFSPLNPVRVHIEIGPDGRVTGEADVEFATHEDAVAAMSKDKANMQHRYVELFLNSTAGGSGGAYGSQMMGAMGSQSSYGGPANQQLSGGYGGGYGGQSSMSGYDPGSQGAMNSSYYSSGNRASMGVNGMGGMSNMSNMSGGWGM
- the HNRNPH1 gene encoding heterogeneous nuclear ribonucleoprotein H isoform X6; its protein translation is MDPCHTEETEGEIPGLATTEAEAEPSLTPNVMLNTESSEGYVVKVRGLPWSCSTEEVQRFFSDCKILNGALGIRFIYTREGRPSGEAFAELESEEDVKLALKKDRETMGHRYVEVFKSNNVEMDWVLKHTGPNSPDTANDGFVRLRGLPFGCSKEEIVQFFSGLEIVPNGITLPVDFQGRSTGEAFVQFASQEIAEKALKKHKERIGHRYIEIFKSSRAEVRTHYDPPRKLLAMQRPGPYDRPGLTRGYNSLGRGSSLERMRRGAYGGGYGGYDDYNGYNDGYGFGSDRFGRDLEWTLFSAGMSDHRYGDGGSTFQSTTGHCVHMRGLPYRATENDIYNFFSPLNPVRVHIEIGPDGRVTGEADVEFATHEDAVAAMSKDKANMQHRYVELFLNSTAGGSGGAYGSQMMGAMVKESEGVVQDWNTSTLPGSQSSYGGPANQQLSGGYGGGYGGQSSMSGYDPGSQGAMNSSYYSSGNRASMGVNGMGGMSNMSNMSGGWGM
- the HNRNPH1 gene encoding heterogeneous nuclear ribonucleoprotein H isoform X9: MSTTEAEAEPSLTPNVMLNTESSEGYVVKVRGLPWSCSTEEVQRFFSDCKILNGALGIRFIYTREGRPSGEAFAELESEEDVKLALKKDRETMGHRYVEVFKSNNVEMDWVLKHTGPNSPDTANDGFVRLRGLPFGCSKEEIVQFFSGLEIVPNGITLPVDFQGRSTGEAFVQFASQEIAEKALKKHKERIGHRYIEIFKSSRAEVRTHYDPPRKLLAMQRPGPYDRPGLTRGYNSLGRGSSLERMRRGAYGGGYGGYDDYNGYNDGYGFGSDRFGRDLEWTLFSAGMSDHRYGDGGSTFQSTTGHCVHMRGLPYRATENDIYNFFSPLNPVRVHIEIGPDGRVTGEADVEFATHEDAVAAMSKDKANMQHRYVELFLNSTAGGSGGAYGSQMMGAMVKESEGVVQDWNTSTLPGSQSSYGGPANQQLSGGYGGGYGGQSSMSGYDPGSQGAMNSSYYSSGNRASMGVNGMGGMSNMSNMSGGWGM
- the HNRNPH1 gene encoding heterogeneous nuclear ribonucleoprotein H isoform X2, with protein sequence MDPCHTEETEGEIPGLGFSDRSEQIVSRGVASAFEAATTEAEAEPSLTPNVMLNTESSEGYVVKVRGLPWSCSTEEVQRFFSDCKILNGALGIRFIYTREGRPSGEAFAELESEEDVKLALKKDRETMGHRYVEVFKSNNVEMDWVLKHTGPNSPDTANDGFVRLRGLPFGCSKEEIVQFFSGLEIVPNGITLPVDFQGRSTGEAFVQFASQEIAEKALKKHKERIGHRYIEIFKSSRAEVRTHYDPPRKLLAMQRPGPYDRPGLTRGYNSLGRGSSLERMRRGAYGGGYGGYDDYNGYNDGYGFGSDRFGRDLEWTLFSAGMSDHRYGDGGSTFQSTTGHCVHMRGLPYRATENDIYNFFSPLNPVRVHIEIGPDGRVTGEADVEFATHEDAVAAMSKDKANMQHRYVELFLNSTAGGSGGAYGSQMMGAMVKESEGVVQDWNTSTLPGSQSSYGGPANQQLSGGYGGGYGGQSSMSGYDPGSQGAMNSSYYSSGNRASMGVNGMGGMSNMSNMSGGWGM